The following proteins are co-located in the Flavobacterium sp. CECT 9288 genome:
- a CDS encoding DegT/DnrJ/EryC1/StrS aminotransferase family protein, translating to MVKFLDLQKVNAQYSVDLKQVAAEVIDSGWYLQGEQVKQFEAGLEVFQEGGHAVAVANGLDALRLILRAYMELGFMQEGDEVIVPANTYIATVLGITDNKLIPVLVEPDLNTFNLDLNLIESKITSKTKAIMVVHLYGRVCWSNELVSLAKKHNLKIIEDNAQAIGALWNGTRSGNLGDAAGFSFYPGKNLGALGDSGAVTTKDAELAKAVRILANYGSSKKYVNQYQGLNSRMDEMQAAFLNVKLRYLENETLRRQEIANYYIENIKSDKLVLPNAGDLHEHVWHLFVIRTNKRDELQDYLQENGIQTLIHYPIPLYKQECYSYMVDISLPITEQIHQEVLSLPISPVMNIDEIEKVVMALNKF from the coding sequence ATGGTTAAGTTTTTAGATTTACAAAAAGTAAATGCACAGTATTCAGTTGATTTGAAACAAGTAGCGGCTGAAGTTATTGATAGTGGGTGGTATTTGCAGGGTGAACAAGTGAAACAGTTTGAAGCTGGTTTAGAAGTTTTTCAAGAAGGAGGACATGCTGTTGCAGTAGCTAATGGATTAGACGCTTTGCGTCTTATCTTAAGAGCCTATATGGAGTTAGGGTTTATGCAGGAAGGAGACGAAGTAATTGTACCTGCAAATACTTACATCGCTACTGTATTGGGGATCACAGATAATAAATTAATTCCAGTTTTAGTTGAGCCTGATTTGAACACGTTCAATTTAGATTTGAATTTAATTGAAAGTAAAATTACTTCAAAGACCAAAGCTATTATGGTGGTTCACCTCTATGGGCGTGTATGTTGGAGTAACGAATTAGTTTCGTTGGCTAAGAAACACAATTTAAAAATTATTGAAGATAATGCACAAGCCATAGGAGCGCTATGGAATGGTACCCGTTCTGGAAATTTAGGGGATGCTGCCGGTTTTAGTTTTTACCCGGGTAAGAATCTGGGAGCATTAGGAGATTCTGGAGCTGTAACCACAAAAGATGCAGAATTAGCTAAAGCCGTTCGCATTTTGGCAAATTATGGTTCTTCTAAGAAATATGTGAATCAATACCAAGGTTTAAATAGTCGTATGGATGAAATGCAGGCTGCATTTTTAAATGTTAAATTACGCTATTTGGAGAATGAAACTCTACGTCGTCAAGAGATTGCAAACTACTACATTGAGAATATCAAGAGTGATAAATTAGTCTTGCCAAATGCTGGGGATCTTCATGAACATGTTTGGCATCTTTTTGTAATTCGTACCAATAAACGGGATGAATTGCAAGACTATTTGCAAGAAAATGGAATTCAAACATTAATTCATTATCCTATTCCTTTGTACAAACAGGAATGTTACTCCTATATGGTGGATATTTCTTTGCCTATAACAGAGCAGATACATCAGGAAGTGTTGAGTTTACCTATCAGTCCTGTGATGAATATTGATGAAATAGAGAAAGTGGTAATGGCTTTAAATAAATTTTAA
- a CDS encoding O-antigen translocase, whose protein sequence is MKLLKTSFFSAIITVIRLASGFIANKVVAIYTGPGGVALIGAFTNFIAIALTFANGAINNGVIKYTSEYEGNEVQQKLLVSTSFKISIYCSIIFGPILIIFAPIFSTWILTNNIYTNAIRVLGISIVLYSLNSLLIAILNGRHQIKTYTIVNTIGSIVGLLFTIFLVYFFKVDGALYALVLSQSIVFFITLSLIVKSPWFSWSYFTQPFNKVLAKKLGGFSLMAIVTAILVPVSQILLRNLIIDKVGIDGAGYWQGMMKVSDGYLLLIVTSLSTYYLPKLSSLKTNKELRNEIFKGYKIILPIVFFGCVIIYYLRFFIIKILYTPSFLQMETLFFWQLVGDFFKMAAWILSYLMLAKAMVKIFIFTEVLFTVLYVVLGFVFVHHLELIGITIAFALNYILYFLTMLFIFRKLIFNKNY, encoded by the coding sequence TTGAAATTATTAAAGACTTCTTTTTTTTCAGCAATAATTACTGTGATTAGATTAGCGTCTGGTTTTATTGCTAATAAAGTGGTAGCCATATACACTGGTCCAGGAGGAGTAGCGCTAATAGGTGCTTTTACAAATTTTATTGCTATAGCATTAACTTTTGCTAATGGAGCAATTAATAATGGTGTAATAAAGTATACTTCAGAATATGAGGGAAATGAGGTGCAACAAAAATTACTGGTTAGTACCTCCTTTAAAATTTCTATTTATTGTTCCATAATCTTTGGACCAATATTAATTATTTTCGCCCCAATTTTTTCAACTTGGATATTGACAAATAATATATATACAAATGCGATTCGTGTTTTAGGAATTAGTATTGTTTTATATTCTTTAAATAGTTTATTAATAGCCATTTTAAATGGAAGGCATCAAATTAAAACATATACCATAGTAAATACAATAGGAAGTATAGTAGGATTGTTATTTACAATTTTTCTAGTATATTTTTTTAAAGTTGATGGTGCATTATATGCATTAGTTTTATCTCAGTCAATAGTTTTCTTTATTACATTATCATTAATTGTAAAAAGCCCTTGGTTTTCGTGGAGTTATTTCACTCAGCCATTTAATAAAGTACTAGCCAAAAAATTAGGGGGATTTAGCCTAATGGCTATCGTTACTGCAATTTTGGTTCCAGTTTCGCAGATTTTATTAAGAAACTTAATAATTGATAAAGTTGGAATTGATGGAGCCGGTTATTGGCAAGGAATGATGAAAGTTTCTGATGGATACTTGTTACTAATTGTTACATCGCTCAGTACATATTATTTACCTAAATTATCATCTTTAAAAACAAATAAAGAATTGCGAAATGAAATTTTTAAAGGATATAAAATTATTTTGCCAATAGTATTTTTTGGTTGTGTTATAATTTATTACTTGAGGTTTTTTATAATAAAAATTTTATATACTCCTTCGTTTTTACAGATGGAAACATTATTTTTTTGGCAATTGGTTGGTGATTTTTTTAAGATGGCAGCGTGGATATTATCATATTTGATGTTGGCAAAGGCTATGGTTAAAATTTTTATATTCACAGAAGTATTATTCACAGTATTATATGTTGTCCTTGGTTTTGTATTTGTTCATCATTTAGAATTAATAGGTATAACAATTGCTTTTGCCTTAAACTATATATTATATTTTTTAACTATGTTGTTCATATTTAGAAAGTTAATATTCAATAAAAATTATTAA
- a CDS encoding glycosyltransferase: MTPLVSIAIVTYNQKEYLKECIESILKQDYENKEIIVADDGSTDGTQEMLLKYEQEYPNLFILKLAKNNLGITKNHNVAHYACKGKYISWMGGDDLMMPGKIIKQVGFMEAHPNCTLLYHNLEVFFSDGIQKSYLLNSKRNAKEGDVETLIKYGSFNGGSSTMLRRSKAPQYGFDERLPIASDWMYWVEALGNGGEIRYLDEVLGRYRRHGNNVTSQQNYNAYIDHLNSCNILLTKYPYLQNVILYRYSENLRALRYKEKENYLNWIKVSFCAGFNMKSLVAYILYFVSLKKISK; encoded by the coding sequence ATGACTCCACTAGTAAGTATTGCAATTGTTACCTATAACCAAAAAGAATATTTAAAAGAATGTATAGAATCTATATTAAAGCAAGATTATGAAAATAAAGAAATAATTGTTGCCGATGATGGTTCGACCGATGGGACACAAGAGATGTTATTGAAATATGAACAGGAATATCCAAATTTATTTATCTTAAAATTGGCAAAAAATAATTTAGGTATAACGAAAAATCATAATGTTGCACATTACGCATGTAAAGGAAAATATATTTCTTGGATGGGAGGTGATGATTTAATGATGCCTGGGAAAATTATTAAGCAGGTAGGCTTTATGGAGGCTCATCCAAACTGTACCTTGTTATATCACAATTTAGAAGTTTTTTTTTCAGATGGCATTCAAAAATCATATCTATTAAACTCAAAAAGAAATGCCAAAGAAGGAGATGTTGAGACCTTAATCAAATATGGTTCTTTTAATGGAGGTTCTTCAACAATGCTTAGAAGGAGTAAGGCTCCTCAATATGGATTTGATGAAAGATTGCCAATAGCTAGCGATTGGATGTATTGGGTTGAAGCACTTGGTAACGGCGGTGAAATTAGATATCTTGATGAAGTGTTAGGAAGATACAGACGTCATGGTAATAATGTTACGTCACAGCAGAATTACAATGCATATATAGACCATCTTAATTCTTGTAACATACTTTTAACTAAGTATCCTTACTTACAAAATGTAATTTTATATAGATATTCTGAAAATTTACGAGCATTAAGGTATAAAGAAAAAGAAAATTATCTCAATTGGATAAAAGTTAGTTTTTGTGCTGGATTTAATATGAAAAGTTTAGTTGCTTATATTTTATACTTTGTCTCGTTAAAAAAAATTAGTAAGTAG
- the asnB gene encoding asparagine synthase (glutamine-hydrolyzing): MCGIFGFLGKKYQGSREDLLVMKNSLNHRGPDHFDFSSLEINKEYSVNLGHVRLSIIDTSSAGNQPMNSQSGRFTIVFNGEIYNFLDIKKEIEERLPEILWKGSSDTEVLLAGFELFGLQECVSKLVGMFAFGLWDNELQKFCLVRDRIGEKPLYYGFQGGQFVFASELKAFEVHSNFEKVLNIDAAVGFLLRSCVPQNLSIYKNIYKVIPGTIMEFDFDIIQKQTLPEPIVYWSLVDKVKELEKNNFKGTYQEAKDKLEQLLIQAVKNQSISDVPLGAFLSGGIDSSLVCAILKKYVKSDLHTYTIAMPEPGQNESVHAEKVANSLGTIHKSKELNTDEIISRVDEIISYWDEPFADSSQIPTFFVSELAKNEVTVSLSGDGADEFVYGYSDHPIYDKYASFKIASILGVDKFFGFVMKFEPFRKIGILNRIQNFLSLTTILKNSKNLNEAHAEWRNKFRNNPLPLKNNLISFSDDFLKTKDLGFNFAGYYDALAYLPDDILVKVDRAAMAVSLESRAPFLDHRVLEFLISLPKEFKYENNISKRILKDILYDYVPKSIVDRPKQGFSIPLTFWLRNDLKDWGLKIIEQIPFDSTFWDRKLVFKIWDEHQEHKVDHTERIWNILLLESFFKRKKMLHHASEV; encoded by the coding sequence ATGTGTGGAATTTTTGGTTTTTTAGGAAAAAAATATCAGGGGAGTAGAGAGGATTTACTGGTTATGAAAAACAGCCTGAATCATAGAGGTCCAGATCACTTTGATTTTTCTAGTTTAGAAATAAATAAGGAGTATTCTGTTAATTTAGGACACGTTAGACTTTCAATAATTGATACATCTAGCGCGGGTAACCAGCCTATGAATAGCCAAAGTGGAAGGTTTACGATTGTTTTCAATGGAGAAATCTATAATTTCTTAGACATTAAGAAAGAAATAGAAGAAAGATTGCCCGAAATTTTATGGAAAGGAAGTTCTGATACAGAAGTACTTCTGGCAGGATTTGAACTTTTTGGCTTGCAAGAGTGTGTTTCTAAATTAGTCGGAATGTTTGCTTTCGGCCTTTGGGACAATGAACTGCAGAAGTTTTGCTTAGTTCGTGATAGAATTGGAGAAAAACCATTGTATTATGGGTTTCAAGGAGGTCAATTTGTCTTTGCGTCTGAATTGAAAGCATTTGAAGTGCATTCAAACTTTGAAAAAGTTTTAAATATTGACGCTGCAGTTGGTTTTTTACTTAGAAGTTGCGTGCCTCAAAACCTTTCAATATATAAAAATATTTACAAAGTTATTCCAGGTACAATCATGGAATTTGATTTTGATATAATTCAAAAACAAACTTTACCTGAACCAATTGTTTATTGGTCTTTAGTTGATAAAGTTAAGGAATTAGAGAAGAATAATTTCAAAGGAACGTATCAAGAAGCAAAAGATAAATTAGAACAATTACTAATTCAGGCTGTTAAAAATCAGTCTATTTCAGATGTACCATTAGGAGCTTTTTTATCTGGAGGGATTGATTCTTCTTTGGTTTGTGCAATATTAAAAAAGTATGTAAAAAGCGATTTGCATACTTATACAATTGCAATGCCAGAACCTGGGCAAAATGAATCTGTACACGCGGAAAAAGTAGCCAATAGCCTAGGAACAATTCACAAATCAAAAGAATTAAATACTGATGAAATTATTAGTCGAGTAGATGAGATTATCAGCTATTGGGACGAACCTTTTGCAGACAGTTCACAAATTCCAACTTTTTTTGTTTCAGAATTGGCAAAAAATGAAGTAACGGTTTCTTTGAGTGGTGATGGTGCAGACGAGTTTGTCTATGGTTATTCTGACCATCCTATTTATGATAAATATGCAAGTTTTAAAATAGCATCTATTTTAGGGGTGGATAAATTTTTTGGTTTTGTTATGAAATTTGAGCCATTTCGCAAAATAGGAATTTTAAATAGAATTCAAAATTTTCTGTCTCTAACTACTATTTTAAAAAACAGCAAAAATCTAAATGAAGCTCATGCAGAATGGAGAAACAAATTCAGAAATAATCCATTACCTTTGAAAAACAACTTGATTTCATTCTCAGATGATTTTTTAAAGACAAAAGATTTAGGATTTAATTTTGCGGGTTATTACGATGCTCTTGCTTATTTGCCAGACGACATTCTTGTTAAAGTTGATAGAGCAGCTATGGCGGTAAGCTTAGAGTCTCGTGCGCCTTTTCTTGACCATAGAGTACTTGAGTTTTTAATAAGCCTACCCAAAGAATTTAAATACGAAAATAATATTTCGAAAAGAATTTTAAAAGACATCCTATATGATTATGTTCCAAAATCAATTGTTGATAGACCAAAACAAGGTTTCTCAATTCCTCTAACATTTTGGTTGAGAAATGATTTGAAAGATTGGGGTCTTAAGATTATAGAGCAAATACCATTTGACTCAACTTTTTGGGATAGAAAATTGGTATTTAAAATATGGGATGAACATCAAGAACATAAAGTTGATCATACTGAAAGAATATGGAACATCCTTTTGCTTGAAAGTTTTTTTAAAAGAAAAAAAATGCTTCATCATGCAAGTGAAGTTTAA
- a CDS encoding glycosyltransferase family 4 protein, translating into MEQIKKIVFLEAVQDYGGARISAVELAERLSRKHKVTIIDFYGSCTPFVENVTKRGIDLRIIEKRETPYIINTSPVLLIKIINSLLFIPHLIGIRKKVQNIIKEIQPDYIVLNNSKVLSSLVYFPNKKFKVLFFARGWFILSQISKLDKLLYKYLVDKFVCVSNATKQALFCGGLTSLDNLYVVHNAISEVALSKEVAVIEKGENTKIILHAGGFLKDKGQLVSLEMAKILKGKGVDFKLVLAGLVYKGGESEVFYNKVVDLVRLYKLDDVVEIVKNKPNVITYFNACDILVHPSETEGLPRVIMEAMILKKPVVANAVGGVSDYILNGFTGFLPHHNSAEEYAEYVEKLIGNEKLYNFIADNGYNLVKTSFTEENQLNSLDKVFES; encoded by the coding sequence TTGGAACAAATAAAAAAAATTGTTTTTTTAGAGGCTGTACAAGATTATGGTGGCGCTAGAATTAGTGCTGTAGAGTTAGCTGAAAGATTGTCTAGGAAGCATAAGGTAACAATAATTGACTTTTATGGTTCTTGTACTCCTTTTGTAGAGAATGTGACAAAGCGAGGAATAGACTTGCGTATTATTGAGAAAAGAGAGACTCCTTATATTATTAACACTTCACCTGTTTTATTAATAAAAATAATTAACTCACTGTTGTTTATTCCTCATTTAATTGGGATAAGAAAAAAAGTTCAAAATATAATAAAGGAAATACAACCTGATTATATTGTTCTTAATAATTCTAAGGTTTTGTCGTCATTGGTTTACTTTCCAAATAAAAAATTTAAGGTTTTGTTTTTCGCCAGAGGTTGGTTTATTCTAAGTCAAATTTCCAAACTTGATAAATTGCTTTATAAATATCTAGTCGATAAATTTGTATGTGTTTCAAATGCTACTAAACAGGCACTTTTTTGTGGAGGTCTTACTTCATTAGATAATTTGTATGTTGTGCATAATGCCATTTCAGAAGTTGCATTATCTAAAGAAGTTGCTGTTATTGAAAAAGGAGAAAATACCAAGATAATATTGCATGCTGGAGGTTTTTTAAAAGACAAAGGTCAATTAGTGTCATTAGAAATGGCGAAAATATTAAAAGGCAAAGGAGTAGATTTCAAACTGGTTCTTGCTGGATTAGTATATAAAGGAGGTGAATCGGAAGTTTTTTACAATAAGGTAGTTGATTTGGTACGACTGTATAAATTAGATGACGTTGTTGAAATTGTTAAAAACAAACCGAATGTAATAACATATTTTAATGCTTGTGATATCTTAGTACATCCATCAGAAACTGAGGGTTTGCCAAGAGTTATAATGGAAGCTATGATATTGAAAAAACCTGTTGTGGCCAATGCTGTTGGTGGTGTTTCGGATTACATATTAAACGGTTTTACAGGGTTTTTACCACATCACAATTCTGCAGAGGAATATGCCGAATATGTTGAAAAACTTATCGGGAATGAAAAACTATACAATTTTATAGCTGACAATGGTTACAATCTTGTAAAAACAAGTTTTACAGAAGAAAATCAGTTAAATAGTTTAGATAAAGTATTTGAAAGTTAG
- a CDS encoding glycosyltransferase family 2 protein: MKISVVIPMYNSSKTILMTLNSIKKQTILPYEVIIIDDGSLDESSTIVEDFISNNSTLNIQLVKKTNGGVSTARNAGIKLAKGDWIALLDSDDEWLINKLERQIQVLSENPEIDFLGTNRNGEYFDKILWKKLSVLTRISPKLLMIKFIFVVPTVIFKKEIISDVGYFDETQKYAEEGNYFIRIAQKYNCFLLNESLVLTGDGKAHFGHSGLSGNLKEMEKGELKNLKDALNLKIINVLEYSCLVVFSILKYFRRIVIVKTR; encoded by the coding sequence ATGAAGATTTCTGTAGTAATACCAATGTACAATTCAAGTAAGACTATCTTGATGACATTAAATTCAATAAAAAAGCAAACAATACTTCCTTATGAAGTAATAATAATTGACGATGGCAGTTTGGATGAATCATCGACTATTGTTGAAGATTTTATTTCCAATAATTCAACTTTGAATATTCAGTTAGTCAAAAAAACAAATGGTGGTGTCTCTACAGCAAGAAACGCAGGGATTAAATTAGCGAAGGGAGATTGGATTGCTTTATTAGATAGCGATGATGAATGGTTAATTAATAAACTAGAAAGACAAATTCAAGTACTAAGCGAGAATCCTGAAATTGATTTTTTAGGAACTAATCGTAATGGAGAATATTTTGATAAAATTTTGTGGAAAAAGCTTAGTGTCTTAACAAGAATTTCTCCTAAGTTGTTAATGATTAAGTTTATTTTTGTTGTTCCTACAGTAATTTTTAAAAAAGAGATTATTTCTGATGTTGGTTATTTTGATGAAACTCAAAAGTATGCTGAAGAAGGAAATTATTTTATACGAATTGCTCAAAAATATAATTGTTTTCTTTTGAACGAAAGTTTAGTACTAACTGGAGATGGTAAAGCACATTTTGGACATTCAGGACTTTCGGGGAATTTAAAAGAAATGGAAAAAGGAGAGTTGAAGAATTTAAAAGACGCATTAAATTTAAAAATTATTAATGTTTTGGAATATTCGTGTTTGGTTGTGTTTTCAATCTTGAAATATTTCAGAAGAATAGTGATTGTTAAAACAAGATAA
- a CDS encoding DapH/DapD/GlmU-related protein, which produces MVKRYGILGSLRLLVSLLYTKIFYRQARLIRLPFDIRNKRNIKIGKNFTSGFGCRVEAFPLNKESQICISIGNNVQINDYVHIGAVGSITIGDNVLMASKIYISDHNHGSYDELLSDHPMSLPVDRKAICKPVVIGDNVWLGESVCVLPGVTIGEGCVVGALSVVTKSIPPYSIAVGSPAKVIKEYDFEINKWIKK; this is translated from the coding sequence ATGGTAAAGAGATATGGGATTTTAGGTTCGTTGCGATTACTGGTATCATTATTATACACAAAAATATTTTACAGACAAGCGAGGCTTATTCGTTTGCCATTTGATATAAGAAATAAAAGAAATATAAAAATTGGTAAAAATTTCACATCAGGTTTTGGTTGTAGAGTCGAAGCTTTCCCGTTGAATAAAGAAAGTCAAATTTGTATTTCAATTGGTAATAATGTACAAATAAATGATTATGTTCATATTGGAGCTGTTGGGTCTATTACAATTGGAGATAATGTTTTGATGGCAAGTAAGATTTATATTTCTGATCATAACCACGGTAGTTATGATGAGTTATTAAGTGATCACCCTATGAGTTTACCAGTTGATAGAAAAGCAATTTGTAAGCCAGTAGTAATTGGAGATAATGTTTGGTTGGGAGAATCCGTTTGTGTGTTGCCAGGAGTAACCATTGGGGAAGGATGCGTTGTGGGCGCATTATCAGTAGTCACTAAGTCAATACCTCCATATTCAATAGCGGTTGGAAGCCCTGCCAAAGTTATAAAAGAGTACGATTTTGAAATTAATAAATGGATAAAAAAATAA
- a CDS encoding 2OG-Fe(II) oxygenase yields MQLTRSHLAELIFDKLLIHKEELKKEFNQSGRINSCVIDNLLPEAVAREIYEAYPSPEEMALHKSLRENKRIAAQMDLYNPLLEEAVFAFQDEKIVRIVEEITGLKEMTPDEHLYAGGISLMATGNFLNPHLDNSHDNDRENYRVLNLLYYVTPEWDLNNGGNLELWDNGMGEVQRVIHSKFNRLVLMITNKTSIHSVSKVTALGKRCCVSNYYFSKKPAEASEYFHVTSFYGRPEEAVKNIFLRADAFLRQTIRSITGKRIVETKHIYKK; encoded by the coding sequence ATGCAACTAACTAGGTCTCATTTAGCTGAATTGATATTTGATAAATTATTAATTCACAAAGAGGAATTAAAGAAAGAATTCAATCAAAGTGGAAGAATTAATTCATGTGTTATTGATAATCTATTGCCAGAAGCTGTAGCTAGAGAAATTTATGAAGCATATCCTTCTCCAGAGGAAATGGCATTGCATAAATCATTGAGAGAAAATAAGCGAATTGCAGCTCAAATGGACTTATATAATCCTTTGTTAGAAGAAGCGGTTTTTGCTTTCCAGGATGAAAAAATAGTAAGAATAGTTGAAGAGATAACAGGCTTAAAAGAAATGACTCCAGATGAGCATCTTTATGCAGGAGGAATTAGTTTGATGGCTACAGGTAATTTTTTAAATCCCCATTTAGATAATTCACATGATAATGATAGAGAAAATTACCGTGTTTTGAATTTGCTGTATTATGTAACTCCAGAATGGGACTTAAATAACGGTGGAAATTTGGAACTGTGGGATAACGGTATGGGTGAAGTTCAAAGAGTGATTCATTCGAAATTTAATCGTTTAGTACTAATGATTACCAATAAAACTTCAATACACTCAGTAAGTAAAGTTACAGCCTTAGGTAAAAGATGTTGCGTGTCAAATTATTATTTTTCTAAAAAACCAGCTGAGGCTTCTGAGTATTTCCATGTAACTTCTTTTTATGGTAGACCAGAAGAAGCTGTCAAGAATATTTTTTTGAGAGCAGATGCCTTCTTAAGACAGACTATTAGAAGTATTACTGGGAAGAGAATTGTAGAGACAAAGCACATTTATAAAAAATAG